GTTACAGAAACCATACATTCCTATACGAGTCGAACCGAACTATTCTCCAGACGGATGGTTGGGGATACTGGTCGGAACAAGGTTATATTTCGATTTCAGCTCTGATGAATTATTAGAGAAGAACTTCGATAATTTAGTCCGAGAGCTCGGTGAAAAGGGGAGACTTGGCGATTCTGTCGCCGTGGCAAAGAGTTATGGTAAGTCACCAAAGTAATTGATGATGACCTTAAAACGTTTGGTTTGACAGGCACTATGTGGGCGAcctaaaatattttgatatcatagAAGTATCATCCACGTGATACCCAcgtgatacttccatgatggCATCATCATGCATTTGGCTATCATTGTTGGATTATGGATTCAAGCAACACGCACTCACATACTTTTCCAGTCCTgacaatttataaatattaaagcAAAAGTGTGACCCAAAAAAACaagaaatcaataaaaataaatcgACAATATAGCTTTCAACGTCGAATTTAAGAGAATATCAGATGATGTAAGATATTCGATGTTTACAAAAGTGTTAATTTCATGTTTACAGATGTAGAAGTTGGTGCCACGCCACCTAGTACTAGTACCAAATCTCGGAGTAAGCGatctgttgcatcatgggagaatGGTGACGTCATAGCTTGGTTGCAAGAGAAAGGGCTGGTCCATTTGTCTTCTAAATTTAAAAGATACTCAGGTCGTCAGATCTTGTCTTTACGGAAAATATCTGTTGAAGCACCCGAGTTTTTCTATGCATTTCTGAGAAAGGATCTTGGTTTAAAGGATTTGTATgacattatcattttcaaagaAGCTTTAGAGAATCTTGAATGAACCAGTTTCGATGAAACAAGTAATATAGATACCGTTCGAAGACACATATTGGTAAACAACAATCAAAAATGGTCATAAGAGAGGAGCTAACGGCTGGTTAGAATTTCGGCCCAAAGTACATTAACAAAACTGTACAATGATTATTCACGTGACGTCTGACAAAGTCGTAAGAATTTCAATGAACATTTATTATGTACTTCGTAACGCGCGAGAGATgaaatccatgtatgtatacatccatccatccatccatccatccatccatccacacacacacgcacgcacgcacgcacacatacatacatacatacatacatacatacatacatacatacatacatacatacatacatacatacatacatacatacatacatacatacatacatacatacatacatatgtacacgcACTCAGTTATGTTGTGTATCCTTAGTATAGACCCCCAGCAAAGTGCCCTATGGTGTATTACAACTTATATGACAGTGACACATCATTACAAATTTGTCTAATTTATAACActgatatttacaaatgtaatacaaCTATATTACAAATTACTCCATTATTATCAATTACTGCAATAAACATCCTCGTTGATACCAATCTTCTTTTTTCATCATTAAGAAGCAAGtgcaatatgaaataatatgacATAAACCTATAACAATATAAACACAACCCACATGATACTATGGATGTGGACACAAGACTAGGGGAATACCCAAATGGCGGCACAAAACAAGTAGAATTGGTGTAACTGTACTGTATGGCCCAAACTGGAAATTCCGACAATATATTTTATCAAGTCTCACCTCATGTAACTTTATATAGGAGCCATTCGTGTATTGAGTCTGATTTGGTAAACAggtcaataaataaaatatcattgattaaccaccccacccccacccccgatATAATGAAATCGTTTGACTTGTCAGTCAAAAACACAGCTCAAATGTTACccgtacaatatatatatatatatatatatatatatatatatatatatatatatatatatatatatatatatatatataactcggtgagtatcaatctgctaagacagtgctctatactgcagtggcagagcgcaatagttatatatatatatatatatatatatatatatatatatatatatatatatatatatatatatatacatatatatatatatatatatatatatatatatatatatatatatatatatatatatatatatatatatggcatgAGTGTGCATATATGCATTATTGAGAGTGAAATTGTTGTCATGCTAGATTCAAGTACTTTACGAAGACTCAATAGGCCTTGTAGCATTACTTTTTGTGTGCTGTCACTATGTCACCTTGTGTGACCTTGTTTgaacatattacaatgtaatggCATGCTTGGCAGAATATAAAAGAAGTACCTCCATGACAACAGTGAATCAATACATGAAACCCTTCCACGTACATTTACAATCAGATTACGGACACCATGCAAATTATGTGTTCCAGATTTTGAACTATAGAATAAGTTGAAGAGTTCTGGATCCAAGATTTCCGTGGATACTGATATGGCCTCCACGGTTTGTACATTTCTATCAAATCAGCATGCAtaagtgtgtatatatttttatgttatGCCGGATTCCTTAGCCTTGTATTATCACGTAAAATCCGCCATCTTGTTTCGCCAAAAAATCGATATACTTTATAAGAGCTACCCTGACCGATCTTCAAAACGAAGACGTTTGCATAGAATTTGGCACAGTAAAATGTTTCAAGTCAAGTTGCCATGCCAACATATATGCccttcatttaaaaaaaaaatctgtgtaATTTCCCGTTCAAAATTGACGAAAAGACCATCACAAAATATCTGCCTCATACCCTTTTCCGGCAGTACATGATGTATACCTTGATACGTGAATACAACCCAATGTCTTCTctacgtgtttgatattatttagCTGTTCAGTACAACTTGGTGTTATCAGAGATAATTTTCTGCAGACATGAAGAATGTTGTTACTGTTCGCTTTCGTTTAAAGACCACTCTCTTTCAATGATATCCTCATAGTGGTTTTTGCTAAGATTCTAGAACCTCGGTAATTAAACAGGGAAGGgaaattttgtaatatttctgtCATGTTCCATCATTTTGATTGGGAAACActtttttacattgtaaattccTGGGAAACTCATCTAGATTGACCTCTTTTCCACCGACTCTTATTTGCCACTCATTAAGTGGGGAAGTTTTACAACtttaaacaatatattttctttccaacCTTTTGAAGAGGTTTAACAATTAACTATCCTTTCTCCTGCATTGACAATTTACAACCATATAGTATAACACTTCGGAACCTGGTCCCTTTGGATTCCAATCCCAACGTAGCGGAGAAAGTAACATCGCCATATTATATTCCAGGGAGTACATAGACAAAATTTCCAATTTGAAAGATGGTCTTAAAAGGGAAGGTTTCAATGTCTGGATGGATACCTCGGAAGCTGGTAGGTAAACTCTGGGTAAACTAAGATGAAATAGTATAGAcaaaatgtttatataaaaataaacttCTTCTTTATTTTTGTGTGCTTATTTTTAATGATAGTCAACACAGTTGTACATGCAAGATGGATTTCTGGGAAATATGACTTTGAAGTTGTTCTCCGATTGAAACCTTCTGAAATCATCTGAAACTGTCGTCCGATCCCGACCTACCAATAGCCCAGGCACTTATCGTTGGATTTATAATGCAGCCTGTTGGGTATCTGGGCAATGGCTAGACTGGCACCACTCTCATGGacgttttgttgttgtaaagtgTCATATTCTTCAACTGTTTCGAGTTTATCATTCGTTGTTAGTTTTggaaaagtcatttttttaaaattaagcCTGTTACTAGCAGTCTCAGGGGGCCTCTACCCATTCACCcgactgtttcacaatcagacAGTCAGTCATTAAAtcgatcaaccaatcaatcaatcaatcaatcaatcaatcaatcaatcaatcaatcaatcaatcaatcaatcaatcaatcaatcaatcaatcaatcaatcaatcaatcaatcaatcaatcaatcaatcaatcaaatcaatcaatcaaatcaatctgCTCAAGCTTATCGTTGCACACAATAGAATAcagttgtctttttaaaaaacattattcaaaatattaaataatgaaaaaaagcCTAGAGACTTTGACAAGTctaagaccccccccccccccccccgtaataaAAGTAGTCTGGGTCAGCAGGCAAATCTCCCGTCCACAGTTTGTCTTTATGTCGGCCAAAGCTATATTCTTGTTATGTACTTGGCTAATCAGAACTAGCCTGTCTACGTACGTAGCCCTGCTTGCACGGCGTGGTGGGTCACTCGACCCCCTCACCCCCTCCCATTAGTTTGAGTGCAACGTACGCTATACCCATACAAGCAGGGCTACCTATCCACGTTGCTGGGTCACGAGTGACTACTCTAGCACTTTTCTACCTAATGTGACGTGCTAGTATAGTGACATACCCAAAGACATAGACCGGCTAGATCGAAAGCGTTCATATATGAAATACTATCACACGCGTACGGTATCATCGTTTAAAACACACCAACTATTATCTGTTTCGTTCCCCAGTGGACGTAATGGCAAATGCTGTAGAAATGGCGGATATCGTCCTCGTGTGTTACTCAGAAAGCTTCTACAAGAGCCACTCGTGTAGAACAGGTACAGTAATGTTAAGCTATATAATTTCCAAATATTACGACAAAGTCCAAAATTAGACAATGCATTGTTTTTGTCACTTACAAGTATCATTATCTGTACGTACTAGCTGCTTTGCTATGAGTCGTCCATTTATAAGACACAAACCTATTACGAACTTTGGTTTTCCATTCATTTCAACGACATGACACGATGTTGCAACCGCGAGATGAATACTGAAGTAACTGAACCATGTTACGAcaccaaaaaaaaatgattcattaaaattaatcaaaatagaGTGTAGTAGCGCCTCCTTCCAATTCCTGCAACTAATATAGGGGTGGTGACCAAGACCAACACGTGAACATATCAATTATAATGAAGAGGCagtattcaaacaaaaaaatagtCACCCACTACATTGAAGTTTGGTCAGATTGGAGACGACgaattgattattttgttgtttcatCTTCTCTGCTTTAGGTGCTGAATATGCttacaaaatgaagaaaacaattATACCTGTTAAAATGCAGCAAAACTATGAACAAGTGGGTTGGCTTGGAATACTTATCGGCACCAAACTCTACTTTGATTTCACTACAAACGATGCGATGCAAAGAAATTTCAGTGAACTGGTACGAGAAATCAGGCGTCTAGGAAAGAAAGGAACAGGTGAGAAATTTTGGATCATGGGAAGACAGGAAAATGGAAAATTATATATAGGGATCATAGAAAGACAGGAAAAGTGAGAAATTATGTCTCTCGGAAATAAAGGAACAGGTGAGAAATTTTGGATAACGGAAAGACATGAAAAGTGAGAAATTATGGCTCTCGGAAATAAAGGAACAGGTGAGAAATTTTGGATCATGGGAAGACAGGAAAATTGGAAATTTTGGATCATGGAAAGACAGGAAAAGTGAGAAATTATGGCTCTCGGAAATAAAGGAACAGGTGGGAAATTTTGGATCATGGGAAGACAGAAAAATGGGAAATTTTGGATCATGGAAAGACAAGAAAAGTGAGAAATTATGGCTCTCGGAAATAAAGGAATAGGTGAGAAATTTTGGATCATGGGAAGACACGAAAATGAGAAATTTTGGATCATGGAAAGACATGAAAATGTGAGAACTTCGAGGTCATAGAAAGAAAGGATAAGTGAGAAATTTTGGATCATGGAAAGACAGGAAAAGGCAgaacattgaaaataatatatgatCCTAATTTCACGTTGATGTGGTAGTTGGTAGAAATTTGTACAACAAGGTGCATTAAGCTCTCGAAGAATGTTATGTCACATTGCTCTAATGGGCATTTTGTGAAACTACAAAGACAAAAATATGTTCTGAGCACCTACAAAGTTATTAAAGGGATACGGACAATtggtttccgataacatgacttcagaatatatatatatataatgaaaaatctacccatcccacctattctaaaattgagcgtaatcggaacctcgcaatttttttgatttttttgttagACGTTACCTGTGTGCTtgcaaaaaatgtttagggtcgggggcttaaactagggtcggtcgggttgtCGTAATTTGAACGTTtttctgtgttatttgtttacatttttttggtGAAGAATTATCTTTGTTATTGCActaatgtaattatgtaatcATAACTAGGATTACTACTGGTTAtatttgttttcgtaaacattaCTTAGTAACTATAAACCAAGCCCACTGTAGTTTAAATTGCTCTGGTCTATTGCCAGTAGAGATGAGTCATAACTGTATTTCCTTTCACGATTTCAGGCACTCCGACTTTGACGAAGGTCACCACAAAAACAACTAAACCTGACAACAGACCACGTGCTAAAATAGACAAGAGAATTGTTTACAGTTTATGGGGAACCTTTCTGTACTAGTATTGGATGCAGGAGTTAGGTTTCGTGTTTGGGGTCAAAGGTTTTTGACATCGACAGTGACATCGAAAAGAGCATTGGCCCATGGTGAAGTGTTGCTTGCTACTGATTACTATGCATTCGACAGTTTGATAGCATGGATGAAAGTAGCGCATTGTTATTAGATATAAGATGGAGAGCCCAATTGAAGATTGCCATCAGTGCAAACATAGAATCTATAACACTATACCTAGTTTCACTTATTAAGAGTCAATTGAGTATGTGCAATTTACGAGCattttaactttgaataaaatcaTCAAGTTTTCGATTTCTTAAACGAGAGTACATCTTTTGATATACATGAATGATATTGCAGCTAAATTATAAAaacattaccaccaccaccaccaccaccaccaccaccaccaccaccaccaccaccaccaccaccaccaccaaaggTATATTTGCCGTTTGTTCTGAGTTATATGTAAATCCGAAAATCATCACTAAAAGTACTGCTTAGAAACACTTTCACAGTATTAGAATAAAATAGGTTGACCAGATGATTTTTCATGACAATAGGATTGTTTAGACTTGAGTCACACAACCCCGTTTCaaaatgaaccccccccccccccccccggtacaTGTGGTAGTCTATTTGACGAAGAGATATGTATCATTACACTTCAACAAACTAAATGAACTGATGACTTGGTTTCACAGTTTTTGTATGCATCCAGAATTTGTCACTGACACCAGGATCGTGGAGAAATTGTACATGTGTCGATTTGTATAGTCTAACGAAACTATAGCATGCCACGTTCAAAACACGACAAGTTGCACCGCCCTATCAGATATATCACTTAATATATCTTACACAATATTATACTTTATAAGTTATGGTTTTAAGTTTACGTTTTTAAGATCATCGACTAGATCTATTTTGATAAAGAAAACGACTTATTCTCAAGTTAAACTATATGTGGTTATGTACATCTTGCCTACAGGGTAGCCTGGGAGAACAGTATTTGTACTAAACACTGAAGTGTTACTCTATATTTAGcagatgaatgaataaataaatcatagATATATACGATGAAAttcaatgaatacataaataaagtGACTAAAACTGTAATCtaaaaaaggtaaaattgtcTGATTATTTGAACAATCCCAGCAGCTATGCAGAATCCTTCAGTTTTTCCGAGAGattacattctcgcaaaccagagctgttacaaTTGTAATAGCGCTGCCAAATAACGAATTGgaggtgccgtaaaagaggctgtggtttacgacgatatgTTATTActacgtgtacatgtaataacatgtgTGCAAGTAACCAGGACAGGATCGTAACAATAGGTCTTTGTTCAAACTTGCACGTCACTATACATAGCCATACTGACAGGTAAACagtgtatgacctttgaccgtGGAAGCAGAATCAAGGTATGTATACAGACCAATGTCTTGCATAGCAACATGAGAAAATCACAACTGTCATTTAATCGACATCTTTTATAAAggtacataaacaaactgatgtGTAAATGAAGTGACTTGTAGAGAAATAATCATTGTGTTAGTTTCAAGGGAATGGGAAGAATTGTGTCCGTCAGAGCTTATACAGGATTTAGCGTCGTAGAAAGTGACGAACATGTTGAAATTATTTCGGGTGTAGTAATGATCCGTACACTGTAATGGAACTCGCACCGTCACTTCTTTCGGTAACTATGTAGTTGTCCGGCTTTCAGTTTTGTTCTTGTTCCTGATTTTTCACCTAAAGAGTTAATTGATCGTACAGTAACACAGAGAGTAAATGTGTCCGAAATTTTAATATGAATGAACAACGCCAGCCTCCATAGCGGGACGCATGTGTAAAAGTAGTGTTACGCATGGTCAGTTCAGTCCTAAACGGTGGCACCGGACCATATGTTGTAATTGCTGTCTATGGCTTTAGATGATTACATTGGTGTGTAATAACATAATATGACTGAAAATACAATACTTGTTGATCTAAACTcgtttgttttacatgtaaacaaattttaaaaaatcacataaaCCCCAGGACTTTATATTCACAGTATGCGATATTTGTAGGTTATTACTGTATGACTTATTGTAAAAAAACGTAAAGGATCTAAACATTGCTCCGTTCTGCGTTCTGTTAGCTTTACACGGGTTGAAAATAAATTTCTggtattttatgacaaatagtTTTTTTGCTATTCAGCGATTTACTCAGTGGTCCGTTACGGACTTACAGCAATGCCATCGaacaaataacaatagaataatAGTTATGAGGTTAAACACAGATATTAacggaaatatatatatatattctgctTTTTAAAGTGTTTACATTTCCCAAAGTTTCGTACACGTGTACCCACGTATCCTTAGACATAGGGAATTCACTTCAAATGCAATAATAACATTTTCTTCATTTCCAGGGTCTAGGTACGTGACAGATAGCCCAGCGCTTCTCATCAAGGTATAAACTGAATATGGCTAAAGATCTCGGCAAGGACAGAGGTTTATAGTTTTCCATAGTTTTATTTTCGTCATGGGTAATGTTTGTGGTCTGGGTTGTACTGCCACCCGGGTAGGTGTACTTGATGAATACGATGGTGACTTGTTTGGGAGTCCCGGGCTCAGTTTGGAGTCGTTGTCCAGTGTGGACTACGGCGTTGTCGTCGACATCATCAATGATTTAGAATCGGAAAGCGATTATGCCTCCAAGGATGTTATCAATGATGAGTTGATGCAACTGTCTTTTTTCTTTAACCCGGATAAAGAAACGAAAAAGGCGTGTCAACTCGGGGATAAGTTAGCTGATCGTTATCCGAAGGTGTATAAGAAAATTTACCACCAATTACACGACACGTATGACATACTAGATCCTAAAACACGGACAGACAATGATGGACTGGAAGCGGCTTACAGGTCAACACACTTTCTAAGGACAATGTGTGGCGTCTCTGCCGAAATGTGCCGAGGAGTATGCGAGTTTGGACTTATCAGTTTGATAGTCAGCGATTTGGAGAAGTTGACTAGCACTGTCGGAACGGCTTTGATTGGTAAACGTAAGCACTACAAAGATCTATATATACGAACTTTGCTTAGCACTTTACACAACGTAGTCCGATTACATTTTCCTGGCCGTGGGTACTTACGAGAAGCGAATGCCGTAAAGATTCTACAAGAGTACACGGAAGGCGAAGAACATTACCGGTTTTACGCAACAATAATCTTGACTTTTATAATGAACGATGAAGAAATCGAGAAGGTCGTCGCACAGGTGGAAAATATACAATTCCTTATGGTAAAGTTGGAGAGTGCAATGCTAAGAAAACAACACATGGTATCAACGCCGGAGATTTCGTTTCGTGCTACTGAAGTACTTGAAAGCATAAACATGTTGATTGTGAATGATACCGCTAAGGTAAGCTATAAGACTTAATATTGAGtccaatatttcatgaaaatagcAGAGTATGTAAGTGTGGTCACACTTATCAGTAAAGTCAGCAATATAAAGTGTACGTGTATAACACATTCAGCAGCAAAAATAGCATTTGAGACACGAAGAACCGGTTTCAAGTTGAGGACGAAAACATGAAATTCAGAAGATGACATAAATATTTAGTGGATATATACGGAGATTGAATTTTACTTACCAGTCTGTTACCGAAATCGTGAAGAAGCCAAACTAGATTACTATCTGCAAACGCTCATGAACGTACAGCGCCCACGACATGACTCTTCTCACAACAAAAGCCCAGAATGAGAATATTAATTGGACATGTGTTGCACAAGTGTAAGGTGACTGAAATAAACTGACCAATCACTGGCCTGCTGCTCACAATGACTTGCTGATTTGTGAGCATGTCCTCAAACCCAATTGGTCAATTTGTTACCAAACACGGGTGTGTTTGATATCCATTCAAATCTTCTAAATTCTTTCAGTGGTGTGAGGTTTAAGCTTCACAACAGGGGTATTCAGCTGcttttacaaaatgaaactATATTGGCCCGAAAAAATGTATCTTTACTCCGAGATACTTCACAGGTAGGGCTCAGAACTGGGGCTCAGCTAGAACTGCCTAATGAATCTGGAAACGATGAAAATCCATGACGTAATGTAAACCTCATAAAGATTACCATCAgtagaaataatttatttatattttttgacaGGGGAAAGTTATGGAACATGGTTTTCTAGTATATCTAGTGAAACTACTTCAATCAGATTCAACTGAAAGAGAAAACATATTAGCAGCTACATCGTTGTGGACACTGGCGTTCAATACTGAGAATAGGGATATGATTCGTGGAGATAAACGCTGTATGAAGGGTACGTAGGGTTATGTCAATCACGAACGAATTTTGCAACGAGTcgtttcaaatttgtcattttcaaacttaTTTATTACGATCGACATCATATCTACTATAATTAATGTTTGAAATACATACCACGAAGGTAATCCAAGTAGAATCGTGGCGAAGGACAGCACTAGTAATTTTGCTTATTTTCATATGGCACTGCACGTAGTGATACATGGTCAacattatatgatgcaaacaAGTTTATCATGCGTTTATTTAGCTTGGCAGATAAACATGCACAAGAAAAACGAGAACACATTTTATACACACTACACTCCCCCAGAAAATAAGGCTTATGGTATTCTgtgaaacgaaacgaaacgacaGAAATACTGAAAATAACACTCATTTTATCGCATAGTCGCGCACTTGTACACAGAGCCATGCGCACCAACTACACTGAGAGTGCCAGGGAGTGATACTATAATAATAGATAGTCTATATCATTACAGCACTCGGAAAACTTAAACACTCGTCAAGGAGAGAACTGAGTGAAGCGTGTATCGGGGCATTATGGGAACTGGGAGTGAAAGATGAACAAAATCTAGTTGTGACGTCATCGAAAGCGACCAGCAGTCGTCATGTGATGATAAGCTACCAATGGGATGACGAGAAATCAGTTATGAAGTTGAAAGAAGAGCTTGAGGCTGCAGGTTACAACGTATGGATGGATATGAACAACACAAGTAAGTCAGGATGAAGTAGGGTAAAAAAAGGAGATActttatataaaaaacaaaagtctgttttcattttgtcgTACTCTGAATGTAACATTTTCAGGTCGAAGTAATTCTGCTTCTAAATGATATGATACTGTAAAAGGCTCAAAGTAATTGTCACCACCTAATTTAGTTCTACGTCATCTAAATTCAGTtggaaatgtttatttttaggTAGGTCATTTTCGACACTGAAAGCTATACCAGACACCCTCCAAGAAGCTGTTATTGCTGCTGACGTcatcatcatttgcatatctgaaGGATACAAGTTCAGCAACCGTTGCCGATCaggtgaacatttttttttctcatcacTTTTATCGATTGtaaaaatttgttttgtttagcCATGTGCTGTTTGACAAATTAATGCCAGAACCCGTCAGTGCCAGGAGTATGGAAGTGTCAATCCAACCAAACATGCACCTATACTCCATACAAACAATGATTGAAAATAGCTGTTGCACATCTATTGCGTAGAGCGAAGAGTTGACAAACAAACCAGTTTCCCAAtagtatcatatcatatcaaattacagctaaAAAAGGCTAATAGTCTATGAGCACTGAAAGTGTCCAAAAATCAGTCAATCGccaaaaaatacatttagtaacaaagtgtgtgtgtgtgaaaaagTTCATGGTCTGAGTGTTCATCACAAAGTCCAAGTTTTTCCTTTGCAGAGTTCAAGATAATAATCACTTGTAAAGTTCAGATTGACaataataacatatacaatTTTGAACTGGGAGTTGgtaaataagataaaaaaacACTGGGTCCGTTAAATATTGATTGGTTTAGAATTTACACGCCTATTTTATTAAAGTCAAAGAAACGCACTGAAATATACTATATCGTGTCTCCACCACCCGGACATCTAACTGTGTATGTTTCAATTCTGATCACAGAAGCTGAATACATTTCAAGGTCCAAAAAAGAGAGTGTAGCAGTCAGATTCCAATCAAACTATTCCCCGGATGGTTGGCTAAAACGAGTGGCTGGGGAAGAAGTCACAGATTTAAGGTTTGAAAAGGACTTCGAAAAGAATTTTACAGAGTTGGTTAAAAAACTTGGTGAGCAGGGCAAGCAGATTAAAAAaggtaaaaatgtatttatatgatAATAATGGCGATTAAGATTTAATATCATGAGATTGATTTACATTAACACAAGTTTAGATACGAATATTATTACTTACAGCGCATGCCCCGCTATTTACTGTGCACAACTGTGCTGTTTGGCTGATTTTGTACGTATGTTTtg
The genomic region above belongs to Glandiceps talaboti chromosome 8, keGlaTala1.1, whole genome shotgun sequence and contains:
- the LOC144439125 gene encoding uncharacterized protein LOC144439125 isoform X1 translates to MASTYNTSEPGPFGFQSQRSGESNIAILYSREYIDKISNLKDGLKREGFNVWMDTSEAVDVMANAVEMADIVLVCYSESFYKSHSCRTGAEYAYKMKKTIIPVKMQQNYEQVGWLGILIGTKLYFDFTTNDAMQRNFSELVREIRRLGKKGTGTPTLTKVTTKTTKPDNRPRAKIDKRIVYSLWGTFLY
- the LOC144439125 gene encoding uncharacterized protein LOC144439125 isoform X2, coding for MDTSEAVDVMANAVEMADIVLVCYSESFYKSHSCRTGAEYAYKMKKTIIPVKMQQNYEQVGWLGILIGTKLYFDFTTNDAMQRNFSELVREIRRLGKKGTGTPTLTKVTTKTTKPDNRPRAKIDKRIVYSLWGTFLY